In Crassostrea angulata isolate pt1a10 chromosome 6, ASM2561291v2, whole genome shotgun sequence, a genomic segment contains:
- the LOC128189461 gene encoding uncharacterized protein LOC128189461 has translation MESKSDIGNGPVINMERVPITEGQEIQRPDEKITNKIRDGEIQRRIKNIPVLEERRLLALERHIKRKRRRRPYVKKMKSSDKTEDQLGKTMTATNEKMPKDPGSFNFKDEGLQVFEGKEKEVRSHNEVEGTEMVVFDKYEKKQTDLQATYELIENFEVQSTKMDVAKYQQQDVQFDKLIEYVLDIVKSEIADKVEEGLKSQSEVKQSEGEEGQIEKDEGTGMEVKQERGEKFTHMKEVNTLPPEYARQVNDEDSKKEKEKCQDEGHLERAKENDNKIVDIGDEIAEQSSKTSSSGSMEPKPKDPELEAVKTSQLIKHEVDDGKTGFNVRNKLALEDDEDDDDDGFMPRKLFFFSFSKFKKEEISA, from the exons ATGGAGTCAAAATCAGATATTGGAAACGGTCCAGTTATCAATATG gaacGGGTTCCAATCACAGAGGGTCAAGAGATTCAACGTCCAGATGAAaagataacaaataaaatcagagATGGAGAAATCCAACGACGGATTAAGAATATCCCCGTATTGGAGGAAAGAAGActacttgcgctagaaaggcacATCAAGCGTAAACGGAGGAGACGACCGTACGTCAAAAAGATGAAGAGTTCGGACAAAACGGAGGACCAACTTGGCAAAACCATGACGGCTACCAATGAAAAAATGCCAAAAGACCCTGGGTCGTTTAATTTTAAGGATGAGGGTTTACAAGTATTTgaaggaaaagaaaaagaagttcGCAGTCATAATGAAGTCGAGGGTACTGAAATGGTGGTCTTTGATAAATATGAGAAGAAGCAAACTGATCTACAAGCGACTTATGAACTGATCGAGAATTTTGAAGTTCAGTCAACAAAGATGGATGTCGCAAAATATCAGCAACAGGATGTACAGTTTGACAAGTTGATTGAATACGTGCTCGACATAGTAAAATCAGAAATAGCGGATAAAGTTGAAGAAGGATTAAAGAGCCAGAGCGAAGTTAAACAGTCGGAGGGTGAAGAGGGTCAAATCGAAAAGGATGAGGGGACTGGTATGGAGGTGAAGCAAGAAAGGGGAGAAAAATTCACTCACATGAAAGAAGTAAACACTTTACCTCCTGAATATGCTCGGCAAGTAAATGATGAAGACTcgaagaaagagaaagaaaaatgtCAAGATGAAGGACATTTGGAGAGAGCAAAGGAGAATGACAACAAAATTGTTGATATCGG AGATGAAATCGCAGAGCAAAGTTCCAAAACATCAAGTTCTGGATCAATGGAGCCCAAGCCAAAAGATCCTGAATTGGAAGCCGTCAAAACCAGTCAGCTGATAAAACATGAAGTCGATGATGGAAAGACTGGTTTCAATGTAAGAAACAAG cTTGCCCTCGAGGacgatgaagatgatgatgatgatggctTCATGCCGAGAAAGCTATTTTTCTTTAGCTTTTCTAAATTTAAG aaagaagAAATTTCTGCATAA
- the LOC128187466 gene encoding uncharacterized protein LOC128187466 gives MPDDQGAFDFKNEKVQDFEGKGKEDSIQNEVDGNGMEALETYEEKQTDPRTTNELIEDFEVHPTKDVQFDKLVKYLLDGVKSEMIKKVEEGLKSQSEVKQSEVEEEALGQIKKDEGAGMEVKQENEENVTRLKKVNTSPPEEARHGNDEGLKKEKEIFQNEGHQLLEKAKDNDNKIVDIREENAVKSFKAPVTGSKEPKPKDPELEAVKSNQLIKREVDEEKTGFDTRNKLVLDDYEDNDDDDGFMPRKLFFFSFSEFKKEETCA, from the exons ATGCCAGACGACCAAGGGGCGTTTGATTTTAAGAATGAAAAGGTACAAGATTTTGAAGGGAAAGGGAAAGAGGATAGCATTCAGAATGAAGTCGATGGTAATGGGATGGAAGCTTTAGAGACATATGAAGAGAAGCAAACTGATCCGCGAACAACAAATGAACTAATTGAGGATTTTGAAGTTCACCCAACAAAGGATGTACAATTTGATAAGTTGGTTAAATACTTACTTGACGGAGTAAAATCAGAAATGATAAAGAAAGTTGAAGAAGGATTAAAGAGCCAGAGCGAAGTGAAACAGTCGGAGGTTGAAGAGGAAGCCTTGGGTCAAATAAAAAAGGATGAAGGGGCTGGTATGGAGGTTAAgcaagaaaatgaagaaaatgtcaCTCGCCTGAAAAAAGTAAACACTTCGCCGCCCGAAGAAGCTAGGCACGGAAATGATGAAGGCTtgaagaaagagaaagaaatctttcaaaatgaaGGACACCAACTTTTGGAGAAAGCAAAAGATAATGACAACAAAATTGTTGATATCag AGAGGAAAATGCTGTAAAAAGTTTCAAAGCACCAGTTACCGGATCAAAGGAGCCTAAACCAAAAGACCCTGAATTGGAAGCCGTCAAATCCAACCAGCTGATAAAACGTGAAGTAGATGAAGAAAAGACTGGCTTCGACACAAGAAACAAG CTTGTTCTTGATGACTATGaagataatgatgatgatgatggctTTATGCCgagaaaattgtttttcttcagCTTTTCTGAATTTAAG AAAGAAGAAACCTGCGCTTAA